The window AAGAACGGCGTCATCACCGAGTCCGAGCGCTACAACAAGAACATCGACATCTGGACGCACGTCACCGAGCGCATCTCGGACGTCATGTTCGACTCGATGAAGGCCGACGAGCACAAGACGTTCAAGACCGGCGAGTCCCGCTTCAACTCGGTCTTCCTCATGGCCGACTCCGGCGCGCGCGGCTCCCGCCAGCAGGTCCGTCAGCTGGCCGGCATGCGCGGTCTGATGGCCAAGCCGCAGAAGAAATTGACCGGCGGCGTCGGCGAGATTATTGAACAGCCCATTGTTTCTAATTTCCGCGAGGGCCTCACCGTCCTCGAGTACTTCATCTCCACCCACGGCGGCCGCAAGGGTCTGGCCGACACCGCGCTCAAGACCGCGGACGCCGGCTACCTGACCCGCCGCCTCGTCGACGCCGCGCACGACCTCGTCATCACCGAGGACGACTGCGGCACGATCAACGGCATCCGCCTCGGCAACCTCACGGCCGGCGACGAGATCATCGAGCCTCTCGATGAGCGTCTCCTCGGCCGCGTCGTGCTCGAGGACGTCGTCGTCACCGTCACCGAGGGCAAGAAGTCCGTCGAGAAGACGATCGTCGAAGCCGGCGAGTTCGTCAACGCCGAGGCCCAGGCCGAGATCAAGGCCGCCGGCCTCGAGATGGTCCGCGCCCGCTCGGTGCTGACCTGCGAAGCCCGCCAGGGCGTCTGCGCGAAGTGCTACGGCATGAACAACGCCAACGGTCGCATGGTCGAGGTCGGCGAGGCCGTCGGCATCATCGCCGCGCAGTCGATCGGCGAGCCCGGCACCCAGCTGACTCTGCGCACCTTCCACATCGGCGGCGCGGCGTCCCGCGTCACCAAGCGCTCGAACGCTCTGTCCGTCAAGGGCGGCTTGGTCGAGTTCAAGAGCGTGCGCACGATCAAGAACCAGGACGGCCACACCGTCGTGGTCTCGCGCGCCGGCATGGCGCTCGTCACCGACAAGGCGTCGGGAGCCACCGAGGAGTTCAAGCTGCCCTACGGCGCCCGCCTCAAGGTCGCCGACGGCGACAAGGCCGCTCCCGGCGGGCTGCTCGCCGAGTGGGACCCCTACACGATGCCGATCGTCTCCGAGCACGAAGGCGCGGTCGTCCTCAAGGACGTCCGCGAAGGCGTGTCCCTGCGCACCGACCTCAACAAGATCACCGGCATCGTCGAGCGCCGCATCATCGAGCAGGAAGCCCGCCGTGGTGAAAGAGGCGCCGGAGCCGCGAAGCGTCTGAACCCCCGCGTCGTCGTCGAGAAGGGCGGCAAGGAAGTCGCCGTGTTCCCGCTGCCGACCGACACCATCCTGCTCGTGGCCGAGGAGCAGGCCGTGCACGTCGGCGACATCATGGCCAAGATCCCTCAGGAGATCACGAAGTCCAAGGACATCACCGGCGGCCTGCCGCGCGTGTCCGAGCTCTTCGAGGCCCGCAAGCCCAAGAACCCCGCCATCATCTCCGAGATCGAAGGCGTCGTCGGCCTCGGCATCGGCGCGAAGGGCCTCGTCCAGGTCTCCGTGCGCAACGAGGAGACGGACATGGTCCGCGAGTACCTCATCGCGCAGGGCAAGCACCTGGTCGTGTATGAAGGCGACCGCGTCGGCGTCGGCGAGGCCCTCACCGACGGCGCGATCAACCCCCACGACGTCCTTCACGTCAAGGGCATCAAGGAAGTCCAGGAATTCCTCGTCAACGCGATCCAGGAAGTCTACCGCCTGCAGGGCGTGACGGTCTCCGACCGCCACATCGAGTGCATCGTCCGTCAGATGCTGCAGAACGTCAAGGTGGACAGCGCCGGCGACACCTCGTTCTTGAAGGGCGAGATCGTCAACCGCTTCGTCTTCGCCGCGGAGAACCGCGAGACGAAGGAGAAGGGGGGCAAGGAAGCCCAGGCCGAGCCCGTGCTCCTCGGCATCACCAAGGCTTCGCTGGCGTCGAGCTCGTTCATCTCGGCGGCGAGCTTCCAGGAGACGACGCGCGTCCTCACGCAGGCCGCGACGACGTCGCAGATCGACTACCTCAAGGGATTGAAGGAAAACGTCATCATCGGCCACATGATCCCGGCCGGCACGGGCCTCCAGGCCCGCGAAAAACTCATCGAACTCGCCGCGCAGGCCGCGCTGGCGACGCAGTCTTAAGGAGATACAGAGTCATGCCCACGATCAGTCAGCTCATCCGCCTCGGACGCACGAAGAAGCGCACGCGGCCCAAGGCTCCCGCGCTGGAGTCCTGCCCGCAGAAGCGCGGCGTCTGCACCTTGGTGAAGACCACGACCCCGAAGAAGCCCAACTCGGCCCTGCGCAAGATCGCGCGCATCAAGCTGACCAACGGCGTCGAGGTCACCGGCTACATCCCCGGCGTCGGCCACAACCTTCAGGAGCACTCGATCGTCATGATCCGCGGCGGCCGCGTCAAGGACCTCCCCGGCGTGCGCTACCACATCCTGCGCGGCGTCCTCGACGCCTCCGGCGTCGACGGCCGCAAGCAGGGCCGTTCTCTGTACGGGGCCAAGCGCCCCAAGAAAGAAGCGCCCAAGTAAAATTTAGAGAGGATATAGAACATGCCCCGCAAAGGACTTCGCCCCCGTGACCGCCGCCCTCCGCCTCCCGCGGACTACCGCTATAAGTCGGTGCTCGTCTCGCGCCTGATCAACAAGCTCGACCACGCCGGCCGCAAGGCCCAGGCCGAGCGCGTCATGTACGACGCCCTGGAGATCGTGGCCGAGAAGACGAAGGAGCCCGCGCTCGACGTCTTCACCCGCGCCATCGAGAACATCCGCCCGCTCCTCGAGGTCAAGGCCCGCCGCGTCGGCGGCGCCACCTACCAGGTGCCGATCGAGGTCTCGGTGACCCGCTCCTCCACGCTCGCGATGCGCTGGATGCTCGACGCGGCCCGCGCCAAGTCCGGCAAGCCGATGGCCGAGCGCCTCGCCGAGGAGATCCTCGCGGCGAACAAGAAGGAAGGCATCGCCTTCAAGAAGCGCGAGGACACCCACAAGATGGCCGAAGCCAACCGCGCTTTCGCCCATTACCGCTGGTAGAAAAAAACGAACAAATGAACCACAAAGACACGAAGACACAAAGAGGAGAGGGCAACGGCAAAGCGGTTGCCGTTAACCTTCCCTTCCGTTCTTTGTGCCTTAGTGTCTTTGTGGTTAATTCGTTCAAAAATAACAGGTAAATTTAAATGCCCAGAGAAACAGCGCTCGACAAAGTCCGCAACATCGGCATCATCGCCCACATCGACGCCGGCAAGACCACCACGACCGAGCGCATCCTCTATTACACCGGCCGCATCCACAAGATCGGCGAGGTGCACGACGGCGCGACGACGACCGACTGGATGCCTCAGGAGCGCGAGCGCGGCATCACTATCACCGCGGCCGCGACCTTCTGCAAGTGGAAGCATCTCGAGAACGAGTTCACGATCAACATCATCGACACCCCCGGCCACGTCGACTTCACGGCCGAGGTCGAGCGCTCGCTGCGCGTGCTCGACGGCGCGGTCGTCTGCTTCGACGGCGTGCAGGGCGTCGAGCCCCAGTCCGAGACGGTCTGGCGGCAGGCCGACAAGTACCACGTGCCCCGCGTCGTCTACGTCAACAAGATGGACCGCATGGGCGCGGACTTCTACATGTCGTACAACTCGATCATCAAGATGCTGGGCGCCAACGCGGTGCCGATCCAGCTTCCGATCGGCTCGGAAGCCGCCTTCGCCGGCCTCATCGACCTCATCAAGATGAAGGCCCTGATCTGGAAGGGCGAGGAGCTCGGCGCGGCGTGGGACGAGGTCGAGATCCCGGCCGACATGAAGGAGCAGGCCGAGAAGTACCACGCCACCATGGTGGAGAAGATCGTCGAGTTCGACGACGCCATGATGGAGCGCTACCTCAACGGCGAGACCAATTTCAGCCAGGAAGACCTGAAGAAGACCCTGCGCAAGGGCGTCCTGCAGTGCAAGATCTTCCCCGTGCTCTGCGCCTCCTCTTATAAGAACAAGGGCGTCCAGCCCATGCTCGACGCGGTGTGCGAGTTCCTGCCCTCCCCGCTCGACGTGCCTCCCACCCAGGGCCATGACATCTTCGA of the Elusimicrobiota bacterium genome contains:
- the rpoC gene encoding DNA-directed RNA polymerase subunit beta'; translated protein: MAFIATQDKKISLGGKKKKKSDSLDFFDFDSIRLSIASPEQITNWSYGEVKKPETINYRTLKPERDGLFCERIFGPARDFECACGKYRWVKFKGIVCDRCGVEVTESKVRRERMGHIELAVPVAHVWFLKKTPSRVGIILDMKTSDLERVVYYAQYIVLEDLVDTSGRTVYKTGDLLNEDEVRKAKTEFRSKLKVDIGAGAIHTLLSKVKPKEESERINATLETVTSDAERTKLIRRLRILQGFIKSGNEPQWMILTTLPVIPPELRPLVPLEGGRFATSDLNDLYRRIINRNNRLKHIEALRAPEVMIFNEKRLLQEAVDALFENGARGRVVVGAGNRPLKSLSDILKGKQGRFRQNLLGKRVDYSGRSVIVVGPNLKLNQCGLPKEMALELFRPFIIRELMKTESLTLKAAKRMFEKVRPEIWDILEFVTKNHPVLLNRAPTLHRLGIQAFEPVLIEGKAIQLHPLTCAAFNADFDGDQMAVHVPLSQEAQLEAKLLMMASNNIMSPASGKPIAIPSHDMVLGLAYLTKDKTGEKGEGMVFADAGEVVTAYQNRKVDLHARIKLLGLNQIVEEGLAKEERGNPKSWKDCTTVGRVLFNEIIPLELRYINKPQNKKDLSGLVEKCYKELGHYRTVQLLDDLKNMGYHYATAAGLSISVSDMHIPKIKKEEIAEARKKVRTIEQQAKNGVITESERYNKNIDIWTHVTERISDVMFDSMKADEHKTFKTGESRFNSVFLMADSGARGSRQQVRQLAGMRGLMAKPQKKLTGGVGEIIEQPIVSNFREGLTVLEYFISTHGGRKGLADTALKTADAGYLTRRLVDAAHDLVITEDDCGTINGIRLGNLTAGDEIIEPLDERLLGRVVLEDVVVTVTEGKKSVEKTIVEAGEFVNAEAQAEIKAAGLEMVRARSVLTCEARQGVCAKCYGMNNANGRMVEVGEAVGIIAAQSIGEPGTQLTLRTFHIGGAASRVTKRSNALSVKGGLVEFKSVRTIKNQDGHTVVVSRAGMALVTDKASGATEEFKLPYGARLKVADGDKAAPGGLLAEWDPYTMPIVSEHEGAVVLKDVREGVSLRTDLNKITGIVERRIIEQEARRGERGAGAAKRLNPRVVVEKGGKEVAVFPLPTDTILLVAEEQAVHVGDIMAKIPQEITKSKDITGGLPRVSELFEARKPKNPAIISEIEGVVGLGIGAKGLVQVSVRNEETDMVREYLIAQGKHLVVYEGDRVGVGEALTDGAINPHDVLHVKGIKEVQEFLVNAIQEVYRLQGVTVSDRHIECIVRQMLQNVKVDSAGDTSFLKGEIVNRFVFAAENRETKEKGGKEAQAEPVLLGITKASLASSSFISAASFQETTRVLTQAATTSQIDYLKGLKENVIIGHMIPAGTGLQAREKLIELAAQAALATQS
- a CDS encoding 30S ribosomal protein S12, with translation MPTISQLIRLGRTKKRTRPKAPALESCPQKRGVCTLVKTTTPKKPNSALRKIARIKLTNGVEVTGYIPGVGHNLQEHSIVMIRGGRVKDLPGVRYHILRGVLDASGVDGRKQGRSLYGAKRPKKEAPK
- the rpsG gene encoding 30S ribosomal protein S7, translating into MPRKGLRPRDRRPPPPADYRYKSVLVSRLINKLDHAGRKAQAERVMYDALEIVAEKTKEPALDVFTRAIENIRPLLEVKARRVGGATYQVPIEVSVTRSSTLAMRWMLDAARAKSGKPMAERLAEEILAANKKEGIAFKKREDTHKMAEANRAFAHYRW